The DNA region TTCCACGGGCTGACCGTGCCCCCGGGGGCCTGGACGGTGCTCCGCGTCGACGGCCGGGGCTTCTCCAAGTTCACCGAAGCGCGTTTCGAGAAACCGTTCGATCCGCGGTTCGCCGACTGCATGGCCGAGACGGCGAACGCGTTGCTGGCGGAGTTCGCTTCGCCTTACGTGTACACGGAAAGCGACGAGATCTCGCTCGTGCTCCCTCCGGCCGCCGATCTGTTCGGCCGGGGTGTGGAGAAGCTCGTGTCGATCTCCGCCGGGGTCGCGTCGGCCGCGTTCACCCACGCCGCCGGTGTGCCCGCGCACTTCGACAGCAGGGTCTGGCTCGGCACGACGACGGACGACGTCGTCGACTACTTCTCCTGGCGTCAGGCGGACGCGGCCCGCTGCGCGCTCAACGGCTGGTGTTACTGGATCCTGCGCAAGGCGGGGAAATCGGCGAGCGAGGCCGGTGCGGCTCTCGAAGGCACTGGCGTCTCCGAGAAGAACGAACTGCTCTTCGCGCACGGCGTCAATTTCGCCGAAGTCCCCGCCTGGCAGCGTCGCGGCGTCGGGCTGTACTGGGAGTCCTACGAGCGCACCGGTTTCGACCCGGTGCGAGCGGTCGAAGTCGCCGCGACCCGCCGGCGTGTTCGCGTCGATCGTGAGCTGCCCATGAAGGGCGAGTACCGGGCGTTCCTCGGTGAACTGCTTCAGCCGATCGGCTCGGGCAACCGACGCACCGAGTAGGCGAGTTCGATCGTCTCGCCGGTCGCCGGGTCGCCCAGCTCCACGCGCCAGGAGCCGGCGAACTGGTCGACGCCGTGCACCATCGGGATGGTCCCGGAGATCAGCACGGTGCCCGGGGCGTGGAGGCCGCGCTCGCGCAGCACGTCCAGCCAGTACGACGGCGGCAGCAGTTCCGCGAGTTTCCCTTGCTGGATCAGGGTTTCATCGGCCCAGGCGGACAGCGTGAGGTCGTCGAGCCGGTCCTGCACGTCGACGAGACGCCAAGCCTTGGCGGCGAGGACGTCGGGGCCGGCGTTCTTGCTCCACGCGACGCCGTGCGCTTCGAGCGCGCGGTCGGTGTGGTCGCAGGCGGCGGTCAGGAGGACGTCCTCGGGCTCGGGGCCGGTGATGACGATGGCCCATTCGGCCTCACCGGAGGTCCGCTCGTGCTGCACCGGGACCTCGTCGGTCTGGCTCGCGAGGTACGGCGCGACGGGGTAGAGCGCCGGGATCACCGAAGGCGCGGGGACGCCGAGTTCGGCCAGTTCGGCCACGTGGGCGGCGACGTCCTCCTGGCTGCGACCGGCGTATCCGGCGTTCAGCAGCGTGTGGACCTCGGTCCGCCGCTCCTGGCCGTCGGGAAGGGTGAAACGCAGCTCAGGCATCTGTCCTCCGAGATTGGGGGTTGCGCATACAGCTTGTATACAAGGAGTATATCCGCAATTCAACCCCTCCCGGCGGGGTTGCGGACCTCCTACGGACGGATGTGGACATGACCTCACCAGCCGGTGACCGGCGTTCGTTGCACAAGGCCTTCGCGGCCAGCCTCTCGGGAACAGCGCTCGAGTGGTACGACTTCGCGGCCTACTCGGTGGCGGCCGCGACGATCTTCGGGCATCTCTTCTTCCCCTCGGAAGACCAGCTCGCGAGCACGATGGCGGCGTTCTCCACCTACGCCGTCGGCTACCTCGCGCGGCCGCTCGGCGGATTCCTCTTCGGCCGCCTCGGCGACGTGCTCGGTCGCAAGCGCATCCTGGTCATGACGCTCGTGCTCACCGGCGTGGCGACGTTCCTCATCGGCGTCCTGCCCACCTACGAGACCATCGGCGGCTTCGCGGCGGTGCTGCTCGTGGCGCTGCGGTTCGCGCAGGGTGTCGGCATCGGCGGCGAATGGGGTGGCGCCGTGCTGCTGTCGAGTGAGTTCGGCGATCCGGGCAAACGGGGCTTCTGGGCGTCGGCCGCGCAGATCGGCCCGCCCGCGGGCAACCTGCTCGCCAACGGTGTCCTCGCCGTGCTGGCCGCGCTGCTCACCGAAGATCAGTTCAACAGCTGGGGCTGGCGGATCGCGTTCCTGCTGTCCGGCGCGCTCGTCGGATTCGGTCTCTGGATCCGGCTCAAGCTGGAGGAGACGCCGGTCTTCAAGCAGATCCAGGAGCGGGGCGAACGTTCGTCCGCGCCGATCTCCGAGGTCTTCCGCACCGAACGCCGCGCGCTCGTCGCGGCCGTCCTGATCCGCGTCTGTCCGGACGTGCTCTACGCGCTGTTCACCGTCTTCGTCCTCACCTACGTCACCACGCACACCGACCTTTCGCGCGGTGCCGGGCTGGCCGCGGTGATGATCGGTTCCGCGTTCCAGCTGATCCTGATGCCGCTGTTCGGTGCGCTTTCGGACCGGGTTTCGCGGCGCAAGATGTACCTGTTCGCGACCATCGCCGCCGGGATCTGGCCGTTCGTGTTCTTCCCGATGGTCAGCGGCGGCTCGTTCGCGATGCTGGCGATCGGGATCGTGCTCGCGCTGGTCATCCACGCCGCGCTCTACGGCCCGCAGGCCGCGCTCGTCACCGAGCAGTTCTCGCCGCGCCTGCGCTACACCGGCAGCTCGCTGGCGTACACGCTCGCCGGCGTGATCGGCGGGGCGCCCGCGCCGCTGCTGTTCACCGCGCTGCTGGCCGGTTTCGACACCTGGCTCGCGATCGGGGGCTACCTGCTCGTGACCGCGGTGGTGACCATCGTCGGTGTCGTGCTCGCCCGTGACCCGGACCGCGAGGAGGCGGCTGCCATGGAGCCCGTGCGATGACCTGGACTTCGATGTCCACTGTGGAGGGTCTGCCGCTGATCGGCGGGCAGGGCCGGTTCCGCACGCTCGCGACGGCGGAAGGCGGGCTGGCATACGAGATCCACTATCCGGCAGGCGTCGCTTCTCCCGTGCACAGCCACGATCACGACAGCATCGTGTACCTGGTTTCGGGTTCGCTGCGTGGCACGCTCGACGGCGAGGAAGTGACGCTCGAAGCGGGCGGGACCATCGTCCACCCGCGCGGCGTCCCGCACAGCGTCGAGGCCATTGTGGACAGTCAGTGGGTCGAGTTCAAAACGCCGCTGCCTTCGCGGCCGCCGATCGCGGAATGAAGAAACCGGGGCGGACACTGATATCCAGCGTCCGCCCCGGTCGGGAGGAAAGTCTCAGGCGTCCAGCTCGGCCAGCGCCAGCTTCGCCTTCTCCAGCTCGGCTTCGAGCTGGGCCACCTTCGCGGCCTGCAGTTCGCGGGCGGCGTTGATGACCTCGTCGATCGGGCCCGACAGGTCCGCGTGCAGCTCCTTCGCGGCGCGGGACACGGCGGCGGCCGGGATCTCCAGGCCCTTCGCGACCCACTTGGCGCCGTTCTTGAGCTCGGCCTGCCACTCGCCGTCGGCGGTGCCGGTGACCGTGAGGGTCAGCTCGACGGTGCGGGTCTTCTTCGCCGTCGTGGCGACCTTCGGACGGCCACGCTTGGGCTTGGGGGACTCCACCGCGTTTTCGTCGGTGGAGGTCTCCGGGGTTTCCGGAGTCTCGGTCTTCGCCTCGGCCGGGGCTTCGGCCGTCTCCGCCTGCGGCGTCGAGTCGACGGGCGCTTCGGTAGCCGCTTCTTCGGACACGGCGTCAGTGCGTGTCAAGGCATCCACGGTCATCGTCGGTGTCGTCTCCTTGCCCGGGTATGGGGTGGTACCCGGCACATCCTAGAACAGGCGTTCGACTGAGGCGAACCGGGGTGTGGTAGGCGTGTCGGATGCGATGAACGGGCCGTTCCTCGCGAGGAACGGCCCGTTCATGGCGCTTGAGGTGGGACTACTCCTCGGTCTTGCCGGACTTCAGGCCCGAAGAGATCAGGTCCATCACCGACGAGTCGGCCAGCGTGGTCACGTCGCCGACCTGGCGGTTCTCCGCGACGTCGCGCAGCAGGCGGCGCATGATCTTGCCCGACCGCGTCTTCGGCAGCTCCTGCACGACCAGGATCTGCCGCGGCTTCGCGATCGGCCCGATCTCCTTGGCGACGTGGTTACGGAGTTCCTGGACGGCCGCGTCGCCACCGTCCACCGCGTTGCCGCGCAGGATGACGAACGCGACGATGCCCTGCCCGGTGGTCGGGTCGGTCGCGCCGACGACGGCGGCCTCGGCGACCGTCGGGTGCGAGACCAGTGCCGACTCGACCTCGGTGGTCGAGATGCGGTGCCCGGACACGTTCATCACGTCGTCGACCCGGCCCAGCAGCCAGATGTCGCCGTCGGCGTCGTACTTCGCGCCGTCTCCGGCGAAGTAGAAGCCCTGGTCGGCGAAGCGGGACCAGTAGGTCTCGCGGAACCGCTGCTCGTCGCCCCAGATGCCGCGCAGCATGCCCGGCCACGGCTTGTCGAGCACCAGGTATCCGCCGCCGCCCTTGCCGACCTCGACACCCTGGTCGTCGACGACCTTCGCCGAGATGCCCGGCAGCGCCTTCTGCGCGGAGCCCGGCTTCGTGGCGGTGACGCCCGGCAGCGGCGAGATCATGATCCCACCGGTCTCGGTCTGCCACCAGGTGTCGACGATCGGCGCGGAGTTCGCGCCGACGTTCTCGCGGTACCAGATCCACGCCTCGGGGTTGATCGGCTCGCCGACGCTGCCCAGCACGCGCAGCGACGAGAGGTCGTACTTCTGCGGGATCTCGTTGCCCCACTTCATGAACGTGCGGATCAGCGTGGGCGCGGTGTAGTAGATGGAGACCTTGTGCTGCTGCACGATCTCCCAGTGGCGGCCCTCGTGCGGGGTGTTCGGCGTGCCTTCGTAGACGACCTGCGTCGTCCGGTTCGCCAGCGGCCCGTACACGATGTACGTGTGCCCGGTGATCCAGCCGATGTCGGCGGTGCACCAGTAGACGTCTTCGCCGGCCTTGTGGTCGAAGACGTTGTGGTGCGTGTACGCGGCCTGCGTCAGGTAACCGCCGGAGGTGTGCAGGATGCCCTTCGGCTTCCCGGTGGTGCCGGAGGTGTAGAGGATGAAGAGCGGGTGCTCGGAGTCGAACGCCTGCGGCGCGTGCTCCGCGGACTGGCCGTCGACCAGCTCGTGCCACCAGATGTCGCGGCCTTCGGTGATCGGCACCTCTTCGCCGGTGCGGCGCACGACGATGACCTTCTCGACCGATTCGGCGCCTTCGAGTGCTTCGTCGACATTGGCCTTCATCGGGGCGGCCTTGCCGCGGCGGTACTGGCCGTCGGTGGTGATGACGATCCGCGCGGCCTGGTCGTCCACCCGGGAACGCAGCGCTGTCGGGGAAAAACCACCGAAGACGACACTGTGCAGGACTCCGATGCGGGCACACGCGAGCATCGCGACGATCGCTTCGGGCACCATCGGCATCTGGATGGCGACGCGGTCACCCGCCTCGAGGCCGAGGGACTCGAGCGCGTTCGCGGCCTTGGAAACGTCTTCCTTCAACTGCGCGTAGGTGATGTCGCGGCTGTCGCCGGGCTCGCCGACCCAGTGGATGGCGACCTGGTCGCCGTGCCCCGAATCGACGTGGCGGTCCACGCAGTTGTACGCGACGTTGAGCTTGCCGCCCACGAACCACTTCGCGAACGGTGCATTGGTCCAGTCCAGTACCTGCGACCACTTCGTTTCCCAGTGCAGGCGCTCGGCCTGCTTGGCCCAGAACGCTTCCCGGTCGGCGTCGGCTTCGGCGTAGAAGTCGGCGGTGGCATTCGCTTGCGCGCTGAAAGCCTCACTCGGGGGGAAGGTCCTGCTCTCCGTGAGCAAATTGTCCAGCGCCGGCGACTGCTCGGTCATGGTGCGATGCCTCCTGTGATTCGCGTGTCTTCACGCCCGTTGGCACGCTATCGACGTTACGACGCGAAGTAAAAGGTTGCATCGTGGTTGCGCGCGGCATTCACACGCTTGAGGACAAGGCGGTGCGGACCGCCGGCCATTCTGGTCCGGTCAGCGAGTAGACGACGGTGTCGCGGATGGTTCCGTCCGGCCGGACGCGATGCGCGCGCAGCACCCCTTCCCGTTGCGCGCCGAGACGTTCGATCGCCTTCTGCGACTTGAGGTTGCGGATGTCGGTCTCCCACGAGACGCGGTTCGCGCCGAGGTCGTCGAAAGCGTGGCGCAGCAACAGGAGTTTCGACTCGCGGTTGAGTCCGGTCCGCTGCCATTCGGAACCGATCCAGGTGTAGCCGACGGAAACGATCCTGTGGCGCGCGTTCATCGCGTAGAACGACGTCGTGCCCGCGACCTCGCCGGTGCGCGCGTCGATCTGCGCCCAGGCGCGGCGGTCGGTGTCGGCGAGGATGTCTTCGACCATCGCTTCGGCAGCGGCGAGATCCCGCGGCTGCCGGAGGCTGAGCCAGGTCCAGATCGCAGGGTCGGCGCCTGCCGCGAAGAGGCCCTTGGCGTGGTCGCGGGTGAGGGGTTCGAGGCGGACGCGTTCGCCGGTCAAGGTCGCGTGGGTGTTCCAGTCGGTCACGATCATGACGTTACGACCGGCAATGGCCTTACTGGATAGCCAGTTTCGAAGCATTCGAGAAGGCCACTGAGTCGTTGCCTATGCTCGCGGGAACGATCGACGAAGGCGAGGCACCATGGCCGAAGAGCGGGAAGAGCTCACCTGGGAGTTGTTCGGCACGGCCAGCAGGGATCTGGCACAGGCCGTCGCCGACGACGGCTTCGAGCCGGACCTGATCCTGTCGATCGCGCGCGGCGGGCTGTTCGTCGCGGGCGCGCTCGGCTACGCGCTGGACGTCAAGAACCTGCACGTGATGAACGTCGAGTTCTACACCGGCGTCGACCAGCGTCTCGACCTGCCGGTGATGCTGCCGCCGGTGCCGAACGTCGTCGACCTGACCAAGAAGAAGGTCCTCGTCGCCGACGACGTCGCGGACACCGGCGCGACCCTGAAGCTGGTCCGCGACTTCTGCGCCGACCACGTCGCCGAGGTGCGCTGCGCGGTGGTCTACGAGAAGCCGCGTTCCGAGGTCAAATGCGAGTACGTCTGGAAGCACACCGACCGGTGGATCAACTTCCCGTGGTCGGTGCAGGCGCCCGTGGTGCGGCGCGTGGGTCAGGTGCTGGACGCGTGACGGATCCGCTGAAGCCGCTGCTGGACCTCGAAGGGGTCGCCGCGGCCGCGAAATCGGCTCAGGACGCGGTGTTCGCCGTCCACCGGCTGCCCGCCAACCTGCGCGGTGGCGCGGCGACGGCCGCCGAAGCCTCCGTGCGGTCGGCGCGCGCGTCGGCGGGGATCGAGGGCGCCGCGCCTGAACTGCCGGAATCCGGCGAGGTGACCGATCCGGTGCTGGCGGGCGCGCTGCGGGTCGCGGAAGCGCTGGAAGGCCTGCTCCCGACATGGCGGCGGGCGCCGCTGCAGGCGTTGGCGCGACTGCACGTTCTCGCCGCGTCGGATCTGGTGACGGACCTCGACGCGCTGGGGCGGCCGCGATCGTCCGGTGACGTCGGGCCGCGGCTGGAGCTGCTGGCGCAACTGGTCACCGGCGCGACGTCGGTGCCGGGTCCGGTGCTG from Amycolatopsis sp. EV170708-02-1 includes:
- a CDS encoding tRNA(His) guanylyltransferase Thg1 family protein encodes the protein MDASDFEARQREREWFHGLTVPPGAWTVLRVDGRGFSKFTEARFEKPFDPRFADCMAETANALLAEFASPYVYTESDEISLVLPPAADLFGRGVEKLVSISAGVASAAFTHAAGVPAHFDSRVWLGTTTDDVVDYFSWRQADAARCALNGWCYWILRKAGKSASEAGAALEGTGVSEKNELLFAHGVNFAEVPAWQRRGVGLYWESYERTGFDPVRAVEVAATRRRVRVDRELPMKGEYRAFLGELLQPIGSGNRRTE
- a CDS encoding DUF2848 domain-containing protein, coding for MPELRFTLPDGQERRTEVHTLLNAGYAGRSQEDVAAHVAELAELGVPAPSVIPALYPVAPYLASQTDEVPVQHERTSGEAEWAIVITGPEPEDVLLTAACDHTDRALEAHGVAWSKNAGPDVLAAKAWRLVDVQDRLDDLTLSAWADETLIQQGKLAELLPPSYWLDVLRERGLHAPGTVLISGTIPMVHGVDQFAGSWRVELGDPATGETIELAYSVRRLPEPIG
- a CDS encoding MFS transporter, with product MTSPAGDRRSLHKAFAASLSGTALEWYDFAAYSVAAATIFGHLFFPSEDQLASTMAAFSTYAVGYLARPLGGFLFGRLGDVLGRKRILVMTLVLTGVATFLIGVLPTYETIGGFAAVLLVALRFAQGVGIGGEWGGAVLLSSEFGDPGKRGFWASAAQIGPPAGNLLANGVLAVLAALLTEDQFNSWGWRIAFLLSGALVGFGLWIRLKLEETPVFKQIQERGERSSAPISEVFRTERRALVAAVLIRVCPDVLYALFTVFVLTYVTTHTDLSRGAGLAAVMIGSAFQLILMPLFGALSDRVSRRKMYLFATIAAGIWPFVFFPMVSGGSFAMLAIGIVLALVIHAALYGPQAALVTEQFSPRLRYTGSSLAYTLAGVIGGAPAPLLFTALLAGFDTWLAIGGYLLVTAVVTIVGVVLARDPDREEAAAMEPVR
- a CDS encoding cupin domain-containing protein; this translates as MTWTSMSTVEGLPLIGGQGRFRTLATAEGGLAYEIHYPAGVASPVHSHDHDSIVYLVSGSLRGTLDGEEVTLEAGGTIVHPRGVPHSVEAIVDSQWVEFKTPLPSRPPIAE
- a CDS encoding DUF6319 family protein, which gives rise to MTVDALTRTDAVSEEAATEAPVDSTPQAETAEAPAEAKTETPETPETSTDENAVESPKPKRGRPKVATTAKKTRTVELTLTVTGTADGEWQAELKNGAKWVAKGLEIPAAAVSRAAKELHADLSGPIDEVINAARELQAAKVAQLEAELEKAKLALAELDA
- the acs gene encoding acetate--CoA ligase — translated: MTEQSPALDNLLTESRTFPPSEAFSAQANATADFYAEADADREAFWAKQAERLHWETKWSQVLDWTNAPFAKWFVGGKLNVAYNCVDRHVDSGHGDQVAIHWVGEPGDSRDITYAQLKEDVSKAANALESLGLEAGDRVAIQMPMVPEAIVAMLACARIGVLHSVVFGGFSPTALRSRVDDQAARIVITTDGQYRRGKAAPMKANVDEALEGAESVEKVIVVRRTGEEVPITEGRDIWWHELVDGQSAEHAPQAFDSEHPLFILYTSGTTGKPKGILHTSGGYLTQAAYTHHNVFDHKAGEDVYWCTADIGWITGHTYIVYGPLANRTTQVVYEGTPNTPHEGRHWEIVQQHKVSIYYTAPTLIRTFMKWGNEIPQKYDLSSLRVLGSVGEPINPEAWIWYRENVGANSAPIVDTWWQTETGGIMISPLPGVTATKPGSAQKALPGISAKVVDDQGVEVGKGGGGYLVLDKPWPGMLRGIWGDEQRFRETYWSRFADQGFYFAGDGAKYDADGDIWLLGRVDDVMNVSGHRISTTEVESALVSHPTVAEAAVVGATDPTTGQGIVAFVILRGNAVDGGDAAVQELRNHVAKEIGPIAKPRQILVVQELPKTRSGKIMRRLLRDVAENRQVGDVTTLADSSVMDLISSGLKSGKTEE
- a CDS encoding GNAT family N-acetyltransferase, with translation MTDWNTHATLTGERVRLEPLTRDHAKGLFAAGADPAIWTWLSLRQPRDLAAAEAMVEDILADTDRRAWAQIDARTGEVAGTTSFYAMNARHRIVSVGYTWIGSEWQRTGLNRESKLLLLRHAFDDLGANRVSWETDIRNLKSQKAIERLGAQREGVLRAHRVRPDGTIRDTVVYSLTGPEWPAVRTALSSSV
- a CDS encoding phosphoribosyltransferase; amino-acid sequence: MAEEREELTWELFGTASRDLAQAVADDGFEPDLILSIARGGLFVAGALGYALDVKNLHVMNVEFYTGVDQRLDLPVMLPPVPNVVDLTKKKVLVADDVADTGATLKLVRDFCADHVAEVRCAVVYEKPRSEVKCEYVWKHTDRWINFPWSVQAPVVRRVGQVLDA
- a CDS encoding oxidoreductase → MTDPLKPLLDLEGVAAAAKSAQDAVFAVHRLPANLRGGAATAAEASVRSARASAGIEGAAPELPESGEVTDPVLAGALRVAEALEGLLPTWRRAPLQALARLHVLAASDLVTDLDALGRPRSSGDVGPRLELLAQLVTGATSVPGPVLTAVVHGELLALKPFGSADGVVARAAARLSAVATGLDPKALTVPEVAYFRRVPKYLEAASSFAGGTPDGVRAWLLFSCEAFEAGAREAKSISDAAG